GCGCACGGATTCAAAGGCTGCCTGGAACATGGAGGACAGTTTGTTGAACTCGGAAATCAGCCCCGGTGTTGGCGGCGACACCAGCCGATCCTGCCTGAGGCTCATGGCGTAGGTGAGCAGACGGCCGAGACCCGCTGTCGTGATCCGGTTCACCAGAAGGGCGGCGACAATCGCAAGGACCCCGGTATAGAGCAGAAACGGGGTGAACAGCCGGGTGTAGGTCTCTTCGACCTTTTGCATGGTATCGACAGGTTGTTTGACGATCGCGGCCATCATGTGCCCGTCGAGCCCATGCATCAGCGGCGCCAGCACATAAAGGTGATTGTCCTGGAGCATGTAGCTGACCGTGTCCGGCGTTTTCGTGAGATGCCCCGGGAGAATTTCCGTCGTCAGGTCGCCCAGGCCTGCAATAACATGATCGTCGTGATAGATGGCCAGATCGTCCACCTTCAGGATTTTGGCCAGCACACCAGGCAGCGTGTAGGAATCCGTGACGGACGTTCCGCCGTAGATCTTCCCGAGAGCCTGGCCGGTCTCCGGATCAAGGACCGGTGTCGACAGGGCGGCGGTCACTTCAACCGGATCTGAATCGTGATCGGCATAGTTCACCCAGATATCCGGCGGCATGGCTGCGCGGACATTGTGGGGCAGCTGGTTGCGGATATCGATGAGGCCCAGGCTGCCATTGACCCAACCGGGTTCGTCCGGATGGTCAATCAGCAAGATGTCGAGCACCGCGCTCGTCAGGCCTTCCGAAGCCCGGTCCATGATCTCTTTCGCTGCGGCCTTGTCGTTGTTCCTGAGCGCCTCGCGAATATTCGGATCCGCGGCAATCATGCGTATCTGGGTTTCAAGGCGATCGAGGTGCTGCGTGAACGCCAGCCGGGTGAGTGTGGCCTTGGATTTGGCGCTGCGCGCAATTTCGTATTCTGCGATGGAAAGGGAGCCGAGATAGGTTATCCAGAACAGGGCGATCGCCGTGCCGATCAGGCCGAAGGCAAACAAGGCCATTACAAGCCGGCTGAAAGGTATGGCGAAACGGGCTTTCAACGAAGCGCTCCCGGGCGGTCCATCAATGCGGCAACGGTTTGGGGGTGAAGACGGCTTGAGCTTTCTTCAATCTCCAATCGCCGTCTGCGAGGCAGGGTTTCAGGGCCGATGATTGAAACGTGCATAGTCGCTGAACTTCAACTCCTGCGAAACCATCCAAAGTGTATCGGGCCGGGCTGACGTCGAACATCCTATCATGAAACCTTGGTTCGAGTGCGCAATTGTAAGAATAAACAATTGTAGCTAAAACTGTACCGTGATCGGGTTTATCTTTAGTGAATTGCATTGATGAAAAAGACATGAATCAATTTGAAATTAACTTGTCAGTTATCATGAATTCAGTGGATCGATCATGGTGATATTTTACATGATCAAAGTTTTCAGTTCAGCTTGTTCCAAGATGAAACTCAGGCATTTGCCTTGACGGGTGAAACTGTTATACCCGCTGCCGAATGGTGAAATGAGGGACCGTCGATGGGGCAGATGCGCTTGGTTGTCGTGGGAGCGGGGGGGCGTATGGGGCGTGCCCTGACGCGGGCTGTCACCGAAACCTCCGGAGCGACGGTCGCCTTCGCAATCGAACGTGAAGGGTCCGATCTGCTTGGCCAGGATGCAGGCGAGCTGGCCGGCGTCGGGGCTCTTGACATTCCTCTGACAGACGACCCGCTGAGTGCCTTTGCCAAGGCGGACGGCGTGCTGGATTTCACGGCGCCTGCGGCCAGCCTTTGGTTTGCCGAACTGGCCGCCCAGGCCCGCATCGTCCATGTCATCGGAACGACTGGCTGGAGCGAAGGTGAAGACGCTCCGCTCAAGGCGGCGGCACGGCATGCCCGCGTCATCAAGTCCGGCAACATGAGCCTCGGTGTCAACCTGCTGGCCAGTCTCGTGCGCAAGGCAGCAGCTGCACTGGACGCGGATTTCGACATCGAAGTGCTGGAAATGCACCACAAGCACAAGGTTGATGCGCCGTCGGGCACCGCGCTCCTGCTTGGGGAAGCCGCCGCAGAAGGCCGGGGCATCGATCTTGCGGCTCATTCGGTTCGCGCTCGAGACGGTATTTCGGATCCGCGCCGGAGCGGCGACATCGGATTTGCAACGCTTCGCGGCGGTTCGGTCATTGGCGAACATTCCGTCATTTTTGCCGGAGAGGGCGAACGGATCGAATTGACCCACAGGGCCGAAGACCGTCAGCTTTTCGCCCGCGGCGCGGTCAAGGC
This genomic interval from Labrenzia sp. VG12 contains the following:
- the dapB gene encoding 4-hydroxy-tetrahydrodipicolinate reductase, coding for MGQMRLVVVGAGGRMGRALTRAVTETSGATVAFAIEREGSDLLGQDAGELAGVGALDIPLTDDPLSAFAKADGVLDFTAPAASLWFAELAAQARIVHVIGTTGWSEGEDAPLKAAARHARVIKSGNMSLGVNLLASLVRKAAAALDADFDIEVLEMHHKHKVDAPSGTALLLGEAAAEGRGIDLAAHSVRARDGISDPRRSGDIGFATLRGGSVIGEHSVIFAGEGERIELTHRAEDRQLFARGAVKAALWGFDQKPGFYSMADVLGL